The following are encoded together in the Robertmurraya sp. FSL R5-0851 genome:
- the dnaE gene encoding DNA polymerase III subunit alpha, translated as MSFVHLQVQSAFSLLSSTASVEQLVKGAKEKGFTMLALTDYNVMHGAVAFYKQCLKHEIKPIIGLSVDVQSEITSNMAYPLVLLAKNQVGFQNLMKISSVVQTKSKEGIPLKWLKHYAAGLFAISPGDAGEIESYLLEDNEEQAAKCADLYKHIFGADSFFLSLQNHNVPAETSLLNKLVSLGNSYSVQTVVTNNVRYLQQSDSFAHECLLAIKNGEKLQDDDRERLETDQYYLKTSAEMVELFADFPKALENTWRIAEECNVMVELHKQKLPKYPTLEGETAEGLLEKLCMKGLSERYSSATKEHKERLRYELSVIEKMKFADYFLIVWDFMRFSREQHILTGPGRGSAAGSLVSYVLYITDVDPLKYDLLFERFLNPERITMPDIDIDFPDHRRDEVIEYVANKYGEAHVAQIVTFGTLAAKAALRDVGRAFGLNTKELEGLSRAVPSQLGISLKDAYAQSERLRAFVNESPTNQRLFETAVKLEGLPRHTSTHAAGVVISEEPLVNTVPISEGSQSVYLTQYAMDDLEEVGLLKMDFLGLRNLTLIESIIDLIKKRVRVNFDIKTIPLDDKDTFLMLSRGETTGVFQLESEGMRHVLRRLKPTNFEDIVAVNALYRPGPMENIPMFIDRKHGKEHISYLHEDLKSILENTYGIIVYQEQIMQIASTMAGFSLGEADLLRRAVGKKKKEILDKERQHFVEGAMTKGYESSIANEVYDLIVKFANYGFNRSHAVAYSVIAYQLAYLKANYPVYFMAALLSSSIGNESKIAQYIKECREMGIQVLPPSINKSGYTFLVENHAIRYSLTAIKGIGVAALKGLFSARKSKKFSDLFDFCIRVSAKSVNRKALESLIHSGSFDEFGEDRAVLLASLDVALDHAQLVNPDDSQQGDLFTDDEFFLKPKYVTVDPIRAEDKLRQEKEALGLYLSDHPVSIYEKEAKLEQTMAISYISTKIRNVRVLVYITELKKIRTKKGETMAFLTVSDQSGDMESVVFPTVLKRYSMLLQQGNIVIVDGKIEERNGAKQLIISSAKEVVKNEEVVEDKNVLYLKIQKHQEHGEFLHTLKKLLNRHSGGTPVILYYEESKRSIRLGKEDYVQPTTILIREIQALLGSDNVILK; from the coding sequence TGCAGTCGCCTTTTATAAGCAATGCTTAAAGCATGAGATAAAACCGATCATTGGACTTTCAGTGGATGTTCAAAGTGAAATAACTTCTAATATGGCGTACCCACTTGTGCTTTTAGCGAAAAATCAGGTGGGATTTCAAAACTTAATGAAAATTTCAAGTGTTGTACAAACGAAATCCAAGGAAGGTATTCCCTTAAAATGGCTTAAACATTACGCAGCGGGATTATTTGCGATTTCTCCGGGAGATGCGGGGGAAATCGAGTCGTACTTACTAGAGGATAACGAAGAACAAGCAGCGAAATGTGCAGATTTGTATAAACATATATTTGGAGCAGATAGCTTCTTTCTTTCCTTGCAAAATCATAATGTACCAGCAGAAACCAGTCTTTTAAACAAACTCGTTTCTTTAGGGAACTCTTATTCAGTACAAACAGTCGTCACAAATAATGTTCGATATCTACAACAATCGGATTCATTTGCCCATGAGTGTTTATTAGCCATAAAAAATGGGGAGAAGTTACAGGATGATGACAGGGAACGTTTGGAGACCGACCAATATTATTTAAAAACGAGTGCAGAGATGGTTGAACTTTTTGCAGACTTCCCTAAAGCGTTAGAAAATACTTGGCGAATTGCTGAAGAATGCAATGTTATGGTTGAGCTCCATAAACAAAAGCTTCCTAAGTATCCAACACTTGAGGGTGAAACGGCAGAGGGATTGTTAGAAAAGCTTTGCATGAAAGGTCTTTCTGAAAGGTACAGCTCTGCAACCAAAGAGCATAAAGAGCGATTACGATACGAATTAAGCGTAATAGAGAAAATGAAATTTGCTGATTACTTCTTAATTGTTTGGGATTTTATGAGGTTTTCACGAGAACAGCATATATTAACTGGTCCAGGTAGAGGTTCGGCAGCAGGATCGTTGGTTTCATATGTGTTGTACATAACGGATGTTGACCCATTAAAATATGATTTGTTATTTGAAAGGTTTCTAAATCCAGAACGTATCACAATGCCAGATATCGATATCGACTTTCCGGATCACCGTCGTGATGAGGTGATCGAGTATGTCGCTAACAAGTACGGAGAAGCACATGTGGCTCAAATCGTTACTTTTGGTACGTTGGCAGCAAAAGCGGCCCTTCGTGATGTTGGAAGAGCTTTTGGATTAAATACGAAGGAACTCGAAGGTCTGTCAAGAGCGGTACCTTCGCAACTTGGAATATCATTAAAAGATGCCTACGCTCAGTCAGAAAGGCTCCGTGCATTTGTTAATGAATCTCCTACAAACCAAAGGCTGTTTGAGACAGCAGTAAAGTTAGAGGGCCTTCCAAGGCACACATCCACACATGCAGCTGGGGTAGTGATCTCTGAAGAACCGCTTGTTAACACTGTTCCCATAAGTGAGGGAAGTCAATCTGTCTATCTCACTCAGTATGCGATGGACGATTTGGAAGAGGTTGGACTATTAAAAATGGATTTTCTGGGTTTAAGGAATTTAACCCTCATAGAATCTATTATTGATTTGATAAAAAAGAGAGTAAGAGTTAATTTTGATATTAAAACGATTCCTTTAGATGATAAGGATACGTTTTTGATGTTAAGCCGTGGAGAAACAACGGGTGTGTTTCAATTAGAGTCTGAAGGGATGAGACATGTATTAAGACGGTTAAAGCCAACAAATTTTGAAGATATTGTTGCGGTAAACGCTCTATACCGTCCCGGACCTATGGAAAATATTCCGATGTTTATAGATAGAAAGCATGGAAAAGAACATATCTCGTATTTGCATGAAGATTTGAAGTCAATTCTTGAAAATACGTATGGAATCATCGTGTATCAAGAACAAATCATGCAAATTGCTTCAACGATGGCGGGGTTTAGTTTAGGTGAAGCTGACTTATTGAGGCGAGCAGTTGGAAAAAAGAAAAAAGAAATTCTTGATAAAGAAAGACAGCATTTCGTTGAAGGTGCAATGACAAAGGGGTACGAGTCAAGCATTGCCAATGAGGTATATGATCTGATCGTAAAATTTGCAAACTATGGATTTAATAGGAGTCATGCCGTTGCATACAGTGTGATTGCGTATCAACTCGCATACCTTAAAGCGAACTATCCAGTGTATTTTATGGCTGCGTTATTATCCTCAAGTATTGGTAATGAGTCAAAGATTGCTCAATATATAAAAGAATGTCGTGAAATGGGTATTCAAGTTTTGCCTCCATCCATTAACAAAAGCGGCTATACTTTCTTAGTGGAAAATCATGCAATTCGATACAGTCTTACAGCCATAAAGGGGATTGGCGTTGCAGCTTTAAAGGGCTTGTTCTCCGCTAGAAAAAGCAAGAAATTTTCGGATCTCTTTGATTTTTGTATCCGAGTGTCTGCTAAATCAGTTAACCGGAAGGCATTAGAATCGCTTATCCATTCCGGTAGCTTCGATGAATTCGGAGAAGACCGTGCCGTGCTATTAGCTAGCCTTGACGTGGCTTTAGATCATGCGCAGCTAGTAAATCCTGATGACTCACAGCAAGGAGATCTATTTACAGATGATGAGTTTTTCCTGAAACCAAAATATGTAACCGTTGATCCGATAAGGGCTGAAGATAAACTAAGGCAGGAGAAAGAAGCATTAGGCTTATATCTTTCGGACCACCCCGTTTCCATTTATGAGAAAGAAGCTAAATTGGAACAAACAATGGCGATTTCTTACATTTCAACAAAAATTAGAAATGTAAGAGTTTTGGTCTATATTACTGAATTGAAGAAAATTCGTACAAAAAAGGGAGAAACGATGGCTTTCTTGACAGTATCAGATCAAAGTGGAGATATGGAGTCGGTTGTGTTTCCTACTGTTCTTAAAAGATATTCGATGCTCTTACAACAAGGTAATATTGTGATTGTTGATGGGAAAATCGAGGAACGAAATGGAGCAAAGCAACTTATTATATCATCGGCCAAGGAAGTAGTTAAGAACGAAGAAGTGGTGGAAGATAAAAACGTATTATATCTAAAAATACAAAAGCATCAAGAACATGGTGAATTTTTGCATACACTAAAGAAACTGTTAAACAGGCATTCTGGAGGAACACCTGTTATTCTTTACTACGAGGAATCTAAGAGAAGTATTAGGCTTGGTAAAGAGGATTATGTACAACCTACAACGATACTCATTAGGGAAATCCAGGCGTTGCTTGGTTCAGATAACGTCATTTTGAAATAA
- the accD gene encoding acetyl-CoA carboxylase, carboxyltransferase subunit beta — MPIKDLFTKPKKKKYATIPTEAAKQDVPEGIMTKCPRCKKIMYSKELMKNLKVCIHCGYHHPMNSKERLKSFVDEGSFVELDRYMISENPLGFPDYIEKLEKDRQKTNLNEAVVTGVCKVEGHDAVVAVMDSTFRMGSMGSVVGEKITRAIEKAGELSIPFIIFTASGGARMQEGVLSLMQMAKTSVALKKFSDEGNLIISIMTHPTTGGVSASFASLGDYNFAEPGALIGFAGRRIIEQTIREELPEDFQTAEFLLKHGQLDAVISRDDLREKISTLLDIHTPGGEIEWLEN, encoded by the coding sequence TTGCCGATTAAAGACCTATTTACAAAACCAAAGAAGAAAAAATATGCAACTATTCCAACCGAAGCTGCAAAACAAGATGTCCCAGAAGGGATTATGACCAAGTGTCCAAGATGTAAGAAAATCATGTATTCCAAGGAGTTAATGAAGAATCTTAAGGTTTGTATTCACTGTGGGTATCATCATCCAATGAATTCAAAAGAGAGGCTAAAAAGCTTTGTTGACGAAGGAAGCTTCGTTGAACTTGATCGTTATATGATATCTGAGAACCCGCTTGGATTCCCTGATTATATAGAAAAGCTTGAAAAAGATCGTCAGAAAACAAATTTAAATGAAGCTGTTGTGACTGGTGTATGTAAGGTCGAAGGACATGACGCGGTTGTTGCCGTGATGGATTCTACTTTTAGAATGGGAAGTATGGGCTCTGTAGTTGGTGAGAAGATTACGAGAGCGATCGAAAAAGCAGGTGAGCTATCCATCCCATTTATCATCTTTACAGCTTCAGGTGGAGCAAGGATGCAAGAGGGAGTATTGAGCCTGATGCAGATGGCCAAGACGAGTGTTGCCCTTAAAAAGTTTAGCGACGAAGGTAACCTAATCATATCGATCATGACACACCCAACTACTGGAGGAGTGTCTGCTAGTTTCGCTTCTCTTGGGGACTATAATTTCGCTGAGCCAGGAGCTTTAATTGGATTTGCAGGGAGACGCATTATCGAACAAACCATTAGAGAAGAGCTTCCTGAGGATTTTCAAACAGCAGAATTTCTTTTAAAACATGGTCAGTTAGATGCGGTAATATCTAGGGATGATTTGAGAGAGAAAATTTCCACATTGCTTGATATTCATACGCCTGGAGGTGAAATAGAATGGTTGGAGAACTAG
- a CDS encoding NAD(P)-dependent malic enzyme translates to MTLREEALHMHRVNKGKLESKSKVQVRNANDLSLAYSPGVAEPCKEIYDKPETVYDYTMKGNMVAVVSDGTAVLGLGNIGPEAALPVMEGKAVLFKSFAGVDAFPICLGTTDVEKIIETVKLLEPTFGGINLEDIAAPNCFVIEERLKKETNIPVFHDDQHGTAIVTVAGLVNALKLVGKSMNEIKVVANGAGAAGIAIMKLLYTYGVRDIIMCDTKGAIYEGRPFGMNDIKNEIAKYTNRNQETGSLVDALKGADVFIGVSVAGALTGEMIQTMNEDPIIFAMANPTPEIMPEEAKKAGAKVIGTGRSDFPNQVNNVLAFPGIFRGALDVRATHINEKMKVAAVEAIASLVSEEELSADYVIPAPFDSRVAPEVAAAVAKAAMETGVARLKVDPLEIKTRTSQLSVIGKSE, encoded by the coding sequence TTGACTTTACGTGAAGAAGCATTACATATGCACAGAGTAAACAAAGGTAAGCTCGAGTCAAAATCGAAAGTTCAAGTTAGGAATGCAAATGACCTAAGCCTTGCCTATTCGCCAGGAGTGGCCGAGCCTTGTAAAGAAATTTATGACAAGCCTGAAACGGTCTATGATTACACGATGAAAGGGAATATGGTTGCTGTTGTTTCTGATGGAACAGCTGTACTTGGATTAGGAAATATTGGACCAGAAGCGGCACTTCCTGTTATGGAAGGAAAGGCTGTTTTGTTTAAAAGCTTTGCTGGAGTTGATGCATTTCCAATCTGCTTAGGTACAACTGACGTCGAAAAAATTATTGAAACCGTCAAGTTATTAGAACCAACATTCGGCGGAATAAACCTTGAAGATATTGCTGCTCCTAATTGCTTTGTGATTGAGGAGAGACTTAAAAAGGAAACCAATATACCTGTGTTTCATGATGATCAGCATGGTACAGCAATCGTTACAGTTGCTGGTTTAGTAAATGCGCTAAAGCTTGTTGGCAAATCGATGAATGAAATTAAGGTCGTAGCTAACGGAGCAGGTGCTGCAGGGATTGCAATTATGAAACTTTTATATACCTATGGTGTACGTGATATTATTATGTGTGACACTAAAGGAGCTATATATGAAGGCAGACCATTTGGAATGAACGACATTAAAAATGAAATAGCCAAATATACGAACCGTAATCAAGAAACAGGTAGTCTTGTAGATGCACTTAAAGGTGCAGATGTGTTTATTGGAGTTTCTGTTGCAGGTGCATTAACGGGTGAAATGATTCAAACAATGAATGAGGATCCAATTATTTTCGCTATGGCGAATCCAACACCGGAGATCATGCCTGAAGAAGCGAAAAAAGCTGGAGCGAAGGTTATCGGAACCGGACGTTCTGACTTCCCGAACCAAGTAAATAATGTACTAGCTTTCCCTGGAATCTTCAGAGGTGCTTTAGACGTAAGAGCCACTCACATAAATGAAAAAATGAAGGTGGCAGCGGTTGAAGCGATTGCTAGTCTTGTCTCAGAAGAGGAGCTAAGCGCTGACTACGTTATTCCAGCACCATTCGATTCGAGAGTAGCGCCAGAGGTAGCGGCAGCAGTTGCGAAGGCAGCAATGGAAACAGGTGTAGCCAGATTGAAGGTTGACCCACTCGAGATTAAGACTAGAACTAGCCAGCTTTCCGTTATTGGAAAGAGCGAGTGA
- a CDS encoding FadR/GntR family transcriptional regulator: MEPVERGSKVYLEIVKQLRSMIEQDGLKPGDKIPSERELCERLNVGRSSVREALRALELLGLIETRRGEGTFIRDFRSNQLVQLLGTFVLQDSKAKQDVIETKYLIELDCLRLILRRNNVNQLEDLKKWLESCEFTDDQFFIKIVELADNHLFYRIWSILNDYYDALKLPKMERNDPFYLAIVQALLGGNEADVLKSYYSLRKLSND; the protein is encoded by the coding sequence ATGGAACCAGTGGAACGAGGCTCAAAAGTCTATCTGGAAATTGTCAAGCAGCTTCGCAGTATGATTGAACAGGATGGTTTAAAACCCGGTGATAAAATTCCATCAGAGCGAGAACTTTGTGAGCGTCTTAATGTAGGACGCTCCTCTGTTCGTGAAGCTTTAAGAGCTTTAGAACTTTTAGGACTTATTGAGACCCGTCGAGGAGAAGGTACCTTTATAAGAGATTTTCGCAGTAATCAGCTTGTGCAGCTACTTGGCACATTTGTGCTTCAAGATTCAAAAGCAAAACAAGATGTGATTGAAACGAAATATTTAATCGAATTAGATTGTTTAAGACTCATTCTCCGTAGAAATAATGTAAACCAACTAGAAGATTTAAAAAAGTGGCTCGAATCTTGCGAATTTACGGACGATCAGTTTTTTATAAAAATTGTTGAGCTGGCAGATAATCATCTTTTCTATCGTATTTGGTCGATTTTAAATGATTATTACGATGCGCTAAAGCTTCCGAAGATGGAAAGGAACGATCCGTTCTACCTCGCAATCGTGCAAGCCTTACTAGGTGGAAATGAGGCGGATGTTCTAAAGTCGTACTATTCACTACGGAAACTGTCGAATGATTAA